The following is a genomic window from Platichthys flesus chromosome 13, fPlaFle2.1, whole genome shotgun sequence.
CGTTGTCGCTTCCTCACGCAGGAAGTCTACAAAGACACCAGCTCGCAGGTGCACTCCCTGCGGCAGATGTTGAAGGAGAAGGACGAGGCCATCCAGCGATCTTCTAACCTGGAGAGGAAGATCCACGAGCTGGAGAAGCAGGGcaccatcaagatccataagaAGGGAGACGGGGACATCTCCATCCTGCCTTCGCCGCCTCCCGGAGTAGAGGGCGTGTTGGGGGGCGTGCCGGGCGGCATGGTCGGAGGAACAATTGGAGCTGTCAGTCCAAACCACGTAGGCGTTGTAGCGGGCACGCctggtccgccaccaccacctcctcctcctcctcctctgccagtGAACGGCACATGTAGGTTTAACATTAGTCCAGTTTTCTAACACATTAACTAATAAAAAGATGATTTTACctctgtgtaaaaaaacaatacaactttataataaataactcAACTGTCAAAAcatcagttttgtttttgttgaccCTCCCATCTCTACTCCCTCCTAGTGCTAAACGGGCCTTCATTGGTCATTCCGACAATGGtggcgcctcctcctcctccgccgcctcctcctccaccccctcctccacccccagGACTATCCTCAggccctctgcctcctccacctcctcccatggCTCCACCACTGCCCGGCTGTGGGACGCCCACGGTCATCATGAACTCTGGGTTAGCCGGTAAGGAACGATACACaacatatatttcattttcttataGTGGGCCCAGCAGCTTCCTTCTTTAGGTCGTCAGAAATATCAGAACAGCAGAAGCTCATCTAACAGCTTTTCTTGCTTCATTAGAGCTGTGAGGAAATCCAATTGTATCCCGACCACTGTCCTCCACACATTGTTATTTATGTTAtcttctgcagctgcttcacagtGTAACTCCTCTTGGTccattatgtttttatgttttaaaatctCTCACTAACTTCTACCACTTTCTTACTGACCTGTTTTACAattgattctttcttttttttctgccgaCCAGAGGGACCCATCAAACTTTTCTGTAGGTTATACCTGTCATGTTTGTTGATTTACCGCCACGCTGCCCCCCCCTTGTTCCCTTCCTTCCCCACAAGTTCCCCACAAGTTTTGAAAATGGTATTTTAAGTCAAAAGACAACAGATTCACACCGGGGAAAGCTACATATAGAATACCATATTTCAAACTTTTGCCTGATTCACCCTCACACCTTGCTGTGGTGCTGTGactgtgagtgcgtgtgtgtgaatttgtgatCACCACATCTTGAGTGTTGGTTGCATGTTGAGACACAGACCTGCTGTGGTGCGCGGatacaaataaatgataaatatagCGGTAATACTCTTCACCTTTGTAATGATAGTCACTTTCCGTCCCTGCTGACGCCATCTCAGCTCTCGGCCTAAACGAGTCCCGTCAGGCGGCCTCAAACAGTTTTAATCTCTGTCGATGAATAGTTGGCCAGGAAGGGAATTCTCACCATATGCACCTTTTACTGTGCAGGTTTAACCTTATTCTCCGGCCTGAGCACAGAGGCGTCACTCTCCTAGGGGGAAAATTAGATGAGGGATTGTTTCAGACTTCACACAGAACTAGGAGTTATATCCATGTGTGTCACAGACCTCAGATACCCATCCACCCCGTCACCtgcacgtgtgtgagtgtgtgtgtgtgtgtgtgttctctgatTCACGCTGTGCTAACTCGTCTGTGCCCTGTGTAGCCGTCAAGATCAAGAAACCCATCAAGACGAAGTTCCGCATGCCCGTCTTCAACTGGGTCGCGCTTAAACCGAACCAGATCAACGGCACCGTCTTCAATGAGATCGACGATGAGAGGATACTGGAGGTAAAGAGTCTCCCTTCACTCGTTCGTTGTTCAGCCATGTCCGTGTCCTCGACGTGCATGTGACTCTTTGTTGACATCTTTCAGGACTTGAACGTGGACGAGTTCGAGGAGATGTTCAAGACGAAAGCCCAGGGCCCGTCCATCGACATCACTTTGAGCAAGCACAAGGTGATCCAGAAGGGACCCAGCAAGGTGACCCTGCTGGAATCCAACAGGGCGAAGAACCTGGCCATCACGCTGAGGAAAGTGGGGAAGGCGCCCGAGGAGATCTGCAAGGCCATTCAGCTGTAagccctttcaaaataaaacaaaaagacccCTGATCCCTAGGGAGTTTTTATTTAAACGTTAATGTTTTGACCTGTTGTTACCAAGTTAATATGTGTTTTAACCATGAGAATATTTTTTCAAGTGAAAGCCTTTAtcatttttctattatttattttatctatttttccATGAGCGatgattacatttaaatttgtaaattttaaaaatagataaatcagtaaaaagaaaaggaaataaaaaaactgcatgTTAATCACATTATTGGATGATGTGTGTCTTTTACTTTGACCTCCATTCTGTTAAACACCTACCTCTGCTCTGCCCGTCGTCCAGATTGGACCTGCGCACTCTGCCCGTGGACTTCGTGGAGTGTCTGATGCGCTTCCAGCCCACAGAGAACGAGATCAAAGTCATGCGTCAGTTCGAAAAGGAGCGCAAGCCGGTGGAGACCCTGACGGACGAGGACCGCTTCATGATGCAGTTCTGCAAGATCGAGCGGCTCATGCAGAAGATGACCATCATGGCCTTCATCGGCAACTTCTCCGAGAGCATTACGATGCTCACGCCGGTGAGTTCTCCCACTAACTCAACCACTAAATATCAAACTAATTACACCATCGAAGACGCCTCCTCCACAATagtgttgttattattactgGTTTGGGATGCTGGACTCGTAGAAAAAGCAAcaatctgtttgtgtctctgcagcaacTTCACGCAGTCATCGCAGCGTCAGTTTCCATCAAGTCGTCACAGAAGCTGAAGAAGATTCTCGAGGTAATTGAACCCGTTGTGTTTAGACTGAGCCTAATGTCGGATCCATGTGTGGGTCCCTCTCTCACATTTGTGCTCGTGCTGTCCTGCAGATTATCTTGGCACTTGGAAACTACATGAACAGCAGCAAGAGAGGAGCGGTGTACGGCTTCAAGCTGCAGAGTCTAGACTTGGTAAGTGGATATTGCTTCCCCCTACACTTCAAAATCTTCTTGTGCAGGTTTTCTTCACGTCTAACTtctcttttacttttcttttactCTCAGCTAATCGATACCAAGTCGACGGACCGTAAGATAACATTGTTACACTACATCGCCAATGTGGTGAAAGAGAAGTACTCGCAGGTTTCTCTCTTCTACAACGAGCTGCACTACGTGGAGAAGGCTGCAGCAGGTGAGTTGGGCCGCgcaaatgtgttttgttgcaaGTTCACATAACTGCCAACTCTTTTCCATTGGCTGTTTGGagatttaaagcaacactatgcaacgTTTTCCCCTTCAGCTTCAAAAGGagtttgatggttcactgactTTGAATAGGGAGATTGGTGCAGCTCTCATTTGCACTCGACATCCTAGACGCCTGTTTGTAAGTGTGTAACTGACTGATGCTTGTCAGAATCAGGTCCAGCGAGTTCAAAACAAATtctgaactgtagatcagttaaaaaatatattaaaaaaaacagcatttatcTATAAAGAGTTTGGTGTATGTGTTACAGTGGCAGCTCTTTTagttcaggaagccggggatcatgggtaatatccaacGCTCAGCTGCTGTTTCAGTTGATCGAGTTTCAGAGGCTTTGttttctctacatgaaaaccACTTAATCGCTCGGACACGCAGCCCAGCAGGATGAACCTCAatcatgtggctgcagagggcgctgttgctcagttaaagttacatagtgttgctttcaTTAATTCTGTgtcttttaatttgtctgtaAGATTTAAATATCCCTCAGCATCAGGTGTTGGTTTCGTGCGGTTGAATATTGGGGTTACACGTGTTCTCATGAGTCTCTCTGTGATCCCAGTGTCGCTGGAGAACGTCCTGCTGGATGTGAGGGAGCTGCAGAGGGGCATGGAGCTGACCAGACGGGAGTACAGCATGCACGGCCACAACACCATGCTCAAGGACTTCATCACACACAATGAGAACAAGCTGAAGAAGATGCAGGACGACGCCAAGATCGCACAGGTGACACGAGCACCCCTCACTTTGAGAGCGCCCTGGTTTATTCCACCATGTGAAACCGTCGACTGAAATCTTTCCTCTGTGCGTTCCACTCTCCACTGTCTTTTTAAAGGACGCCTTCGATGAGGCGGTGAAATTCTACGGGGAAAACGCCAAAACCACGCCGCCGTCCGTCTTCTTCCCTGTGTTTGTGCGATTTGTAAAGGCTTACAGGGTGAGTTGGACaaatcctctgtctctctgacacacacacacacacacacacacacacacagaagtagtGGAATTCACACACCTGGCCAGATGTTAACCTCCATACTTATGCCTCCTCAACACTAACATTAGCGGGTATACATAGGTATTTAAAACCTGctaaaaagacagaaactgaGGCTCTCTCACCTTCGCTGTCTTGCCAGTGTTGCATCCTGTATGgtacaaagacaaaaatggCTGCTGCACATTGTTCCAAAGATGTCAAAAGAATAAGTAGACACGTAAACATGGCTGTTTAAGTCCCAACTCCTGGAAGTTGAGCCGCAAAAGTTGCAGCATCGTCTTCGAGACGCCATAAtaaagaagacgaagaagaagaaaacgcCCTGCTCACCCAGGTGTCATGTTGCCATCACTGGGGATCAGAGCCAGAgtcgatttaaaaaaaaaaaaaaaatctgcgtctactgcagagtcatttgacccggaAGAGAATcctgattgtatccattcccactGCAGACAGAAGCCAGATGTCAGTGGGTGTTAATGGGTTTTTAAGACCAGTGGAAAAGGATCCTATCTTTGTTaccacagcagctgaagaaaGTCAAGGCTGAGATGTAAAGATACTTTGAAACGCTcgtgtgctttgtgtgtttgagctctTAATGTGTGCCAGGAGAAGTTTAAGTATTTCACAAATAAATGAGCAGATTTAAGGATGTAAAAAACTACTATAACAGTACTATGGTACCTCTCCAAACTACCTTACTGCTTGTTGTTGCAGTGGTGTCCTCTGTTGATGCTCTGTAAGTAAACAGCTTCATGTGTTCCTCTGAGCAGCAGTTAAATCAACAGGTTTTCCATGAACTGGGATTCGATCCAACACTCTCTGGAAGTGTTTTCCTGCTCTCAGCTGTTTTCCCTCCGCGGCAGCTGTGTGTCAGCTCCGTTCCCcgaactcctcctcctctttaatgACTCCACACTGCTCACGATCCCCAGGCATCATCTCAGCTGGCCGACCTTTGGTTTTGCAAATATGGTTTTTAAAGCTCCAGTGTTGAATTCTAtgatggcaacagcagcagtgtgtgttgttgtgtgtacgTGACTGTGGGTGTGTTGTCTCTTCAGCAAGCGGAGGAGGACAACGagcacagaaagagacaggagcagatAATGATGGAGAAACTTCTAGAGCAAGAGGCCATGATGGAGGAAGATCAGAAGGTGAGTCGCCCCTCTCTTtcctcaccccccctcctcctctctctccctataACGCTTTCTTTATATACTGCCTTCTGGTCGCGACAGTGGAACACGGCGACCAGAAGGAAAGACgcgctccacttcctcctcttctgcttcaACATCTCTTCCTCCAGATTAGTTAAACACCTGCTGGGTGCAGGTTATATCTGGTTGCACAGTGTGACACATGCTGAGCCACATCACATCCACTCAGGATCAGCTGCTTCTTCCAAAATGGTTCAATTATCTCCCAGGGCACAAACGCTAGAATGAAGGGATGAGTGGaacgagagaaagagaaaatgatgGGTGTGAGGACCCTTTTATACAACATACTAATCACAACTAACACATttaacgtgtgtgtctgtgtgtgtgtttgtgtgtgtgtgtgtgtgtgtgtgtgtgtgtgtgtctgcctcagtCTCCCTCCCATAAGAACaagcggcagcagcaggacctGATCCAGGAGCTGAGGAAGAAACAGGTGAAAGACAGCCGCCACGTGTACGAAGGCAAAGACGGAGCCATTGAGGACATCATCACAGGTAACGTCACCTGGGCCCGGCTGCCGtctgtgaccacacacacacacacacacacacacacacacacacacacacacacactccagggCACTCTGCATGAAGGTCCTCTTCTATGCTCAACATTTAGTCTTTAACCAAGTGATTCTAAAGCAACTAACACGACGACTGTGGCTTTGACACTTCGGCTGTCAGATGTTTGAGATCCACGAGGTTCTGACAACAAACATGAACCGACAGTCGAGCGAATCCAGAGACGATCGgctcaagtgtttctgatgatCGTTGCTTTATCTTATCTGCTCTGTCATCGCTTTGTAACACAACCTGTACGTAGCCTGGGCCGGGTTATATTTGTTAATGCGACGTTTACTGAGATGAAAACTAGTCATGGACAGGGTTGGAATGTAACTCATTAAAACACTTAGACACAGTGTTGAGgtactataatatatatatacaaatcttGTACTTTTCTTTATTAGATATATCAAATCTCTGTAGTTGAGATGGATACTGTTGCTGATATTTgcgtttaaaaaacaaagttattAGACAGTACGTTTTGTTAACtt
Proteins encoded in this region:
- the fmnl2a gene encoding formin-like protein 2 isoform X1, with product MGNAGSMDQHADLRGHNMPLKLPVPEPAELEERFAIVLSSMNLPPDKARLLRQYDNEKKWELICDQERFQVKNPPHTYLQKLRSYLDPAVTRKKFRRRVQESTQVLRELEISLRTNHIGWVREFLNEENKGLDVLVEYLSFAQYAVTFDGDCLENNPEATIDKSKPWSRSIEDLHGGSTLPSPITGNGITRGGRHSTIRSNTLPSRRTLKNSRLVCKKDDVHVCIMCLRAIMNYQYGFNMVMSHPHAVNEIALSLNNKNPRTKALVLELLAAVCLVRGGHEIILSAFDNFKEVCVEEQRFEKLMEYFKNEDNNIDFMVACMQFINIVVHSVEDMNFRVHLQFDFTKLFLDDYLDKLKHTESDKLQVQIQAYLDNVFDVGALLEDAETKNAALERVEELEENMSHMSEKLQDMENEAMSKIVELEKQLMQRNKDLESIREVYKDTSSQVHSLRQMLKEKDEAIQRSSNLERKIHELEKQGTIKIHKKGDGDISILPSPPPGVEGVLGGVPGGMVGGTIGAVSPNHVGVVAGTPGPPPPPPPPPPLPVNGTLLNGPSLVIPTMVAPPPPPPPPPPPPPPPPGLSSGPLPPPPPPMAPPLPGCGTPTVIMNSGLAEGPIKLFSVKIKKPIKTKFRMPVFNWVALKPNQINGTVFNEIDDERILEDLNVDEFEEMFKTKAQGPSIDITLSKHKVIQKGPSKVTLLESNRAKNLAITLRKVGKAPEEICKAIQLLDLRTLPVDFVECLMRFQPTENEIKVMRQFEKERKPVETLTDEDRFMMQFCKIERLMQKMTIMAFIGNFSESITMLTPQLHAVIAASVSIKSSQKLKKILEIILALGNYMNSSKRGAVYGFKLQSLDLLIDTKSTDRKITLLHYIANVVKEKYSQVSLFYNELHYVEKAAAVSLENVLLDVRELQRGMELTRREYSMHGHNTMLKDFITHNENKLKKMQDDAKIAQDAFDEAVKFYGENAKTTPPSVFFPVFVRFVKAYRQAEEDNEHRKRQEQIMMEKLLEQEAMMEEDQKSPSHKNKRQQQDLIQELRKKQVKDSRHVYEGKDGAIEDIITALKKNNITKFPNVYSRVRNSSSSTPVVVGVSRTWQASLYYLPSCFTSLLPSLSLFL
- the fmnl2a gene encoding formin-like protein 2 isoform X2, yielding MGNAGSMDQHADLRGHNMPLKLPVPEPAELEERFAIVLSSMNLPPDKARLLRQYDNEKKWELICDQERFQVKNPPHTYLQKLRSYLDPAVTRKKFRRRVQESTQVLRELEISLRTNHIGWVREFLNEENKGLDVLVEYLSFAQYAVTFDGDCLENNPEATIDKSKPWSRSIEDLHGGSTLPSPITGNGITRGGRHSTIRSNTLPSRRTLKNSRLVCKKDDVHVCIMCLRAIMNYQYGFNMVMSHPHAVNEIALSLNNKNPRTKALVLELLAAVCLVRGGHEIILSAFDNFKEVCVEEQRFEKLMEYFKNEDNNIDFMVACMQFINIVVHSVEDMNFRVHLQFDFTKLFLDDYLDKLKHTESDKLQVQIQAYLDNVFDVGALLEDAETKNAALERVEELEENMSHMSEKLQDMENEAMSKIVELEKQLMQRNKDLESIREVYKDTSSQVHSLRQMLKEKDEAIQRSSNLERKIHELEKQGTIKIHKKGDGDISILPSPPPGVEGVLGGVPGGMVGGTIGAVSPNHVGVVAGTPGPPPPPPPPPPLPVNGTLLNGPSLVIPTMVAPPPPPPPPPPPPPPPPGLSSGPLPPPPPPMAPPLPGCGTPTVIMNSGLAAVKIKKPIKTKFRMPVFNWVALKPNQINGTVFNEIDDERILEDLNVDEFEEMFKTKAQGPSIDITLSKHKVIQKGPSKVTLLESNRAKNLAITLRKVGKAPEEICKAIQLLDLRTLPVDFVECLMRFQPTENEIKVMRQFEKERKPVETLTDEDRFMMQFCKIERLMQKMTIMAFIGNFSESITMLTPQLHAVIAASVSIKSSQKLKKILEIILALGNYMNSSKRGAVYGFKLQSLDLLIDTKSTDRKITLLHYIANVVKEKYSQVSLFYNELHYVEKAAAVSLENVLLDVRELQRGMELTRREYSMHGHNTMLKDFITHNENKLKKMQDDAKIAQDAFDEAVKFYGENAKTTPPSVFFPVFVRFVKAYRQAEEDNEHRKRQEQIMMEKLLEQEAMMEEDQKSPSHKNKRQQQDLIQELRKKQVKDSRHVYEGKDGAIEDIITALKKNNITKFPNVYSRVRNSSSSTPVVVGVSRTWQASLYYLPSCFTSLLPSLSLFL
- the fmnl2a gene encoding formin-like protein 2 isoform X4 gives rise to the protein MGNAGSMDQHADLRGHNMPLKLPVPEPAELEERFAIVLSSMNLPPDKARLLRQYDNEKKWELICDQERFQVKNPPHTYLQKLRSYLDPAVTRKKFRRRVQESTQVLRELEISLRTNHIGWVREFLNEENKGLDVLVEYLSFAQYAVTFDGDCLENNPEATIDKSKPWSRSIEDLHGGSTLPSPITGNGITRGGRHSTIRSNTLPSRRTLKNSRLVCKKDDVHVCIMCLRAIMNYQYGFNMVMSHPHAVNEIALSLNNKNPRTKALVLELLAAVCLVRGGHEIILSAFDNFKEVCVEEQRFEKLMEYFKNEDNNIDFMVACMQFINIVVHSVEDMNFRVHLQFDFTKLFLDDYLDKLKHTESDKLQVQIQAYLDNVFDVGALLEDAETKNAALERVEELEENMSHMSEKLQDMENEAMSKIVELEKQLMQRNKDLESIREVYKDTSSQVHSLRQMLKEKDEAIQRSSNLERKIHELEKQGTIKIHKKGDGDISILPSPPPGVEGVLGGVPGGMVGGTIGAVSPNHVGVVAGTPGPPPPPPPPPPLPVNGTLLNGPSLVIPTMVAPPPPPPPPPPPPPPPPGLSSGPLPPPPPPMAPPLPGCGTPTVIMNSGLAEGPIKLFSVKIKKPIKTKFRMPVFNWVALKPNQINGTVFNEIDDERILEDLNVDEFEEMFKTKAQGPSIDITLSKHKVIQKGPSKVTLLESNRAKNLAITLRKVGKAPEEICKAIQLLDLRTLPVDFVECLMRFQPTENEIKVMRQFEKERKPVETLTDEDRFMMQFCKIERLMQKMTIMAFIGNFSESITMLTPQLHAVIAASVSIKSSQKLKKILEIILALGNYMNSSKRGAVYGFKLQSLDLLIDTKSTDRKITLLHYIANVVKEKYSQVSLFYNELHYVEKAAAVSLENVLLDVRELQRGMELTRREYSMHGHNTMLKDFITHNENKLKKMQDDAKIAQDAFDEAVKFYGENAKTTPPSVFFPVFVRFVKAYRQAEEDNEHRKRQEQIMMEKLLEQEAMMEEDQKSPSHKNKRQQQDLIQELRKKQVKDSRHVYEGKDGAIEDIITVLKTVPFTARTAKRGSRFFCESALNEEYHY
- the fmnl2a gene encoding formin-like protein 2 isoform X5, yielding MGNAGSMDQHADLRGHNMPLKLPVPEPAELEERFAIVLSSMNLPPDKARLLRQYDNEKKWELICDQERFQVKNPPHTYLQKLRSYLDPAVTRKKFRRRVQESTQVLRELEISLRTNHIGWVREFLNEENKGLDVLVEYLSFAQYAVTFDGDCLENNPEATIDKSKPWSRSIEDLHGGSTLPSPITGNGITRGGRHSTIRSNTLPSRRTLKNSRLVCKKDDVHVCIMCLRAIMNYQYGFNMVMSHPHAVNEIALSLNNKNPRTKALVLELLAAVCLVRGGHEIILSAFDNFKEVCVEEQRFEKLMEYFKNEDNNIDFMVACMQFINIVVHSVEDMNFRVHLQFDFTKLFLDDYLDKLKHTESDKLQVQIQAYLDNVFDVGALLEDAETKNAALERVEELEENMSHMSEKLQDMENEAMSKIVELEKQLMQRNKDLESIREVYKDTSSQVHSLRQMLKEKDEAIQRSSNLERKIHELEKQGTIKIHKKGDGDISILPSPPPGVEGVLGGVPGGMVGGTIGAVSPNHVGVVAGTPGPPPPPPPPPPLPVNGTLLNGPSLVIPTMVAPPPPPPPPPPPPPPPPGLSSGPLPPPPPPMAPPLPGCGTPTVIMNSGLAAVKIKKPIKTKFRMPVFNWVALKPNQINGTVFNEIDDERILEDLNVDEFEEMFKTKAQGPSIDITLSKHKVIQKGPSKVTLLESNRAKNLAITLRKVGKAPEEICKAIQLLDLRTLPVDFVECLMRFQPTENEIKVMRQFEKERKPVETLTDEDRFMMQFCKIERLMQKMTIMAFIGNFSESITMLTPQLHAVIAASVSIKSSQKLKKILEIILALGNYMNSSKRGAVYGFKLQSLDLLIDTKSTDRKITLLHYIANVVKEKYSQVSLFYNELHYVEKAAAVSLENVLLDVRELQRGMELTRREYSMHGHNTMLKDFITHNENKLKKMQDDAKIAQDAFDEAVKFYGENAKTTPPSVFFPVFVRFVKAYRQAEEDNEHRKRQEQIMMEKLLEQEAMMEEDQKSPSHKNKRQQQDLIQELRKKQVKDSRHVYEGKDGAIEDIITVLKTVPFTARTAKRGSRFFCESALNEEYHY
- the fmnl2a gene encoding formin-like protein 2 isoform X3; the protein is MGNAGSMDQHADLRGHNMPLKLPVPEPAELEERFAIVLSSMNLPPDKARLLRQYDNEKKWELICDQERFQVKNPPHTYLQKLRSYLDPAVTRKKFRRRVQESTQVLRELEISLRTNHIGWVREFLNEENKGLDVLVEYLSFAQYAVTFDGDCLENNPEATIDKSKPWSRSIEDLHGGSTLPSPITGNGITRGGRHSTIRSNTLPSRRTLKNSRLVCKKDDVHVCIMCLRAIMNYQYGFNMVMSHPHAVNEIALSLNNKNPRTKALVLELLAAVCLVRGGHEIILSAFDNFKEVCVEEQRFEKLMEYFKNEDNNIDFMVACMQFINIVVHSVEDMNFRVHLQFDFTKLFLDDYLDKLKHTESDKLQVQIQAYLDNVFDVGALLEDAETKNAALERVEELEENMSHMSEKLQDMENEAMSKIVELEKQLMQRNKDLESIREVYKDTSSQVHSLRQMLKEKDEAIQRSSNLERKIHELEKQGTIKIHKKGDGDISILPSPPPGVEGVLGGVPGGMVGGTIGAVSPNHVGVVAGTPGPPPPPPPPPPLPVNGTLLNGPSLVIPTMVAPPPPPPPPPPPPPPPPGLSSGPLPPPPPPMAPPLPGCGTPTVIMNSGLAAVKIKKPIKTKFRMPVFNWVALKPNQINGTVFNEIDDERILEDLNVDEFEEMFKTKAQGPSIDITLSKHKVIQKGPSKVTLLESNRAKNLAITLRKVGKAPEEICKAIQLLDLRTLPVDFVECLMRFQPTENEIKVMRQFEKERKPVETLTDEDRFMMQFCKIERLMQKMTIMAFIGNFSESITMLTPQLHAVIAASVSIKSSQKLKKILEIILALGNYMNSSKRGAVYGFKLQSLDLLIDTKSTDRKITLLHYIANVVKEKYSQVSLFYNELHYVEKAAAVSLENVLLDVRELQRGMELTRREYSMHGHNTMLKDFITHNENKLKKMQDDAKIAQDAFDEAVKFYGENAKTTPPSVFFPVFVRFVKAYRQAEEDNEHRKRQEQIMMEKLLEQEAMMEEDQKSPSHKNKRQQQDLIQELRKKQVKDSRHVYEGKDGAIEDIITDLRNQPYRRADAVRRSVRRRFDDQNLRPVNNSHGEVVI